The nucleotide sequence GTTAGCTTCAACGTCAGCTTCAGCGTCAGCGTTAGCGTCAGCATCAGCGTTAGCGTCAGCGTTAGCATCAGCGTTAGCATCAGCGTTAGCATCAGCGTTAGCGTCGCTCAGAGCGAGCAGAACACACCAGGGCCCCAGCAGAAGATGAAGACCAGAGGGTAGAGCAGCATCCGCAGGTCCATCACCCGGAACAAGGCCCGCTGCTCGTTGCCCAGGTAACCGTTGGCCGTCACGGCGCGCCTGTGGATGCAGCGCGCTTTGACCACCAGGCCCTGGTGCAGGAAGACCAGAACGTCATTATTTGGGTCAGTCTACAAGGATCTGCATGAAAGATTTAAGTCTTTGAATGATTCATGTGAGGGCATCGAGGCGGGCCGGCCCGGCGCCGCCTCCAGGCCCGGTACCGACCGTGATGCCGAGCAGCGTGACGAGGAAGGAGCCCAGGAAGAGCACGATCTGGTAGACGTGCAGGACGCTGCAGGTGGAGCTCAGCTGCTGGTGACCCGGCCGCAGGAACAGGGCCCCGGTGTGCATCAGCAGACACCTGCTCCCAGAACCGGACAGTCAGGGTCCAGACAGACGCTCAGCGACACGCCACGGcgcagcggggggggggggggggacgtgcTCACCTGTACGGCTCCGTGAAGTTGGCCTGGCAGTGGCTGGCGTTCCCTCGGATGAACACGGGGACCATCAGCAGCGCGGGGCACAGGCTGGAGCACAAACAGAGACATGGCTCACCTGTGAGGGGCGGAGCCAGGTGTGGTGCAGGTACGTCGGCTCGGCTTTTACTCACCCTAAAAAGGCGGCGATCAGCTTGGCTTTCACAGACACTCTGTTGGAGAACTGAGGAAAGAAGACGCAAACGCTCAGAACCTGGATCCAGACGGGTTCTTTTGTTTGGAGATAAACGATCCGCCTGACTGAGCGCCGACACCAGGAGGACCACACGTCCCCGATTACCAGGGACCGCCCCCGATTACCAGGGACCGTCCCCGATTACCAGGGACCGCCCCCGATTACCAGGGACCGCCCCCGATTACCAGGGACCGCCCCCGTTTGGACGCCCTGGCCCAGATTTCAGTTtaatgaaggagaaaaaaaataatgcgcGCCACAATCTAAAATCTAAGTTTAAATCAAACAACAGCATTTCCTGAAGGAGGAACAGGTTGTTCTAGCTGCCTGCAGGAAATCAGAGCTGGTTTAATACAAATAACGCTCAAATATATGTTAGACGGGTCTGTGTCAGCTGGTTCTGTGAGCGCTGGTTCtgtcagttctggttctgtgagCGCTGGTTCTGTGAGCGCTGGTTCTGTCAGCGCTGGTTCTGTGCAGGCGGGGCGGTTCCAGGTTCTGGGCCCAGACCTACCTGGACGGAGTATCCGCTGAAGCAGCTGTTGAACTTCTCTCTGATCACGGTGTAGAGGTTCCACACGTAGTTCAGCGTGAAGAAGAAGGAGGCCATGTACAGAACCTGAAACACAGGTAAACGGGTCACGTTTAATCATTCAGAACCTCCGGCCCGGTTGGTTCTGACCATCaaacccagcagcagcagcagagagggtTAAAGCAGCAGCTGAAAGCGCCACAATAGATTTAGGTCAGCCGTGTTTTTGTGCCcagtcctggttctgctgctccaTTTCCTCCTGCTAGTGACCCAGTTCAGGGCAGTTCTGGACCTGCTCTGTGAGCCAAATGGGCCGGATAGGGTGGGTTTACCCCGGTGCTGACGGGAGTGAACCCACGTCATGGGCCCAGCTTCCCGTCCTGAGGGTTcagttctggtggttctggccCAGTGGCTTCGTGGATTTATCTTCGCATGAATGATGTCAGCGATGACATTTTTCAGAAGAGCAACGGGTTTCACATCAGTATCCAAGCACAGACCACAAAATACCAGCGCCGAAAGCAGAACCAACGACCCGAGGCCCGGTTCTGACGGGCTGAGGCGCCATCAGAACCTGTTCTGACGGGCTGAACACGACCAGAGCTGAGGCAGAACCTGCAGGTTCAGCTGCCGCCAACAGAACCACTGACTGCGCTGCTCTGCAGGGGAAAACCCAGATTCTGCACAGAAACATGAGGACAGGTGCTGCGGGTTCAAATCCCGGtcagaaataaaacctgaagacAGGCGACGTTTAGCCGTTCAACCCTCAATCACTGATTTCTGTTACCGGAGTAAAATAAAGAGCCGGCGCTGCGTCAAAAACACTAAATCTGTCAAATAATGTTCACCGTCAGAGCAAATGAGCTTCTACCATCATTAAATTATGAGAAGGAGCAACAATTACATCTTTATAAATGTTATTCACTGAAACTGGAGGAAGAAAACTGATGATTAACTATTTTTAGATCTTTGTTACTGAGGCACTTTCATatgaaaccttttaaaatggcAGAAATAAATTTCCTTTGCTCTGATTAACatgttttatcagcagagacGTCTCAGTCCTCAGAACAGGTCTGCGTGTCGTTGGAACCCAGATTAATGCAGATTAAAGCCAAACTGCAGCTTCTTCTGTTCGTGCCCAGGCTGACGTGTTTTTATCCCAGCGTGTTTTTGAGGAAGCCGTGATTTTCTAACAAAGAGGCGGTTGTGTGTGAGGAGGAAACAGGAGCCACGGCCCGATGACATGGAAGTCCCTCGTTTCACTGAAACAAGCTCAAAACTTTCCTGTAAAATGAGGAAGCAGCGGGTCTGCGGCGCCCTGGGGGGGGCTGAGGGGGCTCAGGTGCGTTACCTGCTCCACGGTGTGCAGGTTGTAGCAGAGCACGCTCAGGTTGCTGCAGCTCTGGGAGTAGAGGACGGCGCCGGTCAGCCAGCAGGCGGCCAGCAGCAGGTCGGCCACGCTGAGCTGGAACAGAGGCTGCAGCTGCAACGACAACCAGAGAGCAGCGTTAGCATCGTTAGCATTGTTAGCATCATTAGCAGCATTAGCATCGTTGGCAGCGTTAGCATCGTTAGCATTGTTAGCATCATTAGCAGCATTAGCATCGTTGGCATCGTTAGCAGCGTTAGCATCGTTAGCATTGTTAGCAGCGTTAGCATCGTTAGCATCGTTAGCAGCGTTAGCAGCGTTAGCAGCGTTAGCATCATTAGCAGCGAGCTATGAGCAGGAGCCAGCGGGGCCTCGCCGTTTGCTGCTGAGGCTGCAGGGCGACGTGAGAGACTGACCTCTGGCTTCTGGCAGAGTCTGGGACCGATATGCCAGATGATGGAGGCTGAGCCAACAATGCTGCAAAGAGCCAGAGAAACTTACCATTAAAGATCAAAATCAGCTCAGCAGAAACATTCAGAGTGATTCTTTGGTACAAATATAATCTAGACGAGGGAAAGAGTTTAAAACAGTTTCACTGTTTATATCGATCCATTCCTGCATCCAGACAGCAACCACTAtcaccatctaccatagaaagtactcctgggtcaatgtgagcttctgagctttctgtgtctctgctctgtcttctctaacatagaaagtactcctgggtcaatgtgagcttctgagctttctgtgtctctgctctgtcttctctaacatagaaagtactcctgggtcaatgtgagcttctgtgctttctgtgtctctgctctgtcttctctaacatagaaagtactcctgggtcaatgtgagcttctgagctttctgtgtctctgctctgtcttctctaccatagaaagtactcctgggtcaatgtgagcttctgtgctttctgtgtctctgctctgtcttctctaagccccagtgggtggaggcagatgagcgttcacactgagcctggttctggttctgctggaggttctcctccctgttaaaggggagttttcctctccactgtcgcttcatgcatgctcagtatgagggattgctgcaaagccatcaacaatgcagacgactgtccactgtggctctacgctctttcaggaggagtgaatgctgcttggagagacttgatgcaacctgctgggtttccttagagaggaaactttctcaccaacctggaggatctgatggagtctgactttggaaagagccttgagatgagatGTTGTGGAATATGAGCTAtagaaatttaatttaaaaacattgaattgaaGGCAATCCAGAACAATTCCCATTTCTTCTCCCACAGACTGAGGACATCGAGCCAGGCTTCATTCTGTCCTCCTCCTGCTAACATCTCCACATGTCCAACAGTGAAGGTCATGGGTTCATCTTCTCTGCTGAGATCAGGACAGCAGctaccctcctcttcctcaagCAGTCATGGACCTCCCTGGAGAAGATGTGCACTTGGAGGCAGCAGACGTTGCTCTAGAACCTCTGCTGGACTTTTCTGCACCAACGCTGCCTTCAGAGGAGATGATCCATGTCCAGACCGTGGAACCACCTCCTACCGTCTCAGAGCCGGGCTGCAGGGACCGGCTGCCGGATGGCAAACATCTGGAGAACTGACCCATCTGATCCATGATGGTCCATCCTGGAAGTCTCTGAGGAGAACATCAGGCTTCTTCTCTGCTCAGATGTAACTCTGGATGGTAGAGCTGGACCAAGGTTCTCCAGAACAATCCCTGCTGCGTGAGCTTCTACCAGCTGGTGATGGACAACGGTTCTGGATGCAGAACCAGTCCAATTCGTGGCTCATCTGCTGCGCCGCTGCAGAGCTCCAAGGTGCCGTTTCATTGGACCGTTAGTGTCCAATGAAACGGCACCTTGGAGCTGTGTGTAGAGTTTTTCCTTCAGGACGAGCGTTTTTATCCCAGAGCTCCTCAGAACCAGCATCAAACCCGGTTTAGACCTGAAATCCCcgtttaaacaacaacaacctcagGGTCTGAACTGAAGTTTCTGCATTTAAGgctttaaatgtgttaaaacctTAAATGCAGAAAGGACTAAATATTCACAAACCTTCCTGAGTGAAATGCATGTTTTCTGCTCTTAAAGGAGGAGTTTAGCACGtttgtgtaaatgtgtgcaGAACCCTGAGCAGCAGCCTTCGTCTCTGAAGACCTCGGTGCATGTCGCCGTTCtgagtgaggaagaggaggacgaaGCAGGGACCCACCTGAACACAGCCATGATCAGCTGGATCCACCTGACGGCCTCGTACACCTGCAGAGACACACAGCGGTTACAGGAGCGGCTGCAGGAGTCATTTCACCCGAACAGCTCAGACATGGAGGGAAAGGTCCGttcatccagaaccagaaccacgcAGACCTGCTCTCCTCCTGCCAGTTAAACGTCTGTTTGCTCTGTAGCTGCTTTCTGTTCACACCGGAGATCAAAGCTGCTAAATCTGGAACGTTTCATCTGCACTGAGACTCTGGAGCGTTCTTGGTGAGCCATGGAGCTCCTCCAGAAGCAGCTGAGGTCCGACCAGGTGCGCCACACCTGAGGTCCGACCAGGTGCGCCACACCTGAGGTCCGACCAGGTGCGCCACACCTGAGGTCCCACGGTCCTGCTGTCTGAGGTCCGGTTCCTCGGCTCGGTTCTGCCTGTTCAGCTACTGACGGGTGAAGGCCACCAGCGCCATGAGCCCTTTAACTGTGAGGCAGGCGTGTCCAAAGCGCGGCCCGCGGGCcgtttgtggcccctgtactgattctGGGCGGCCCCCCATCACAGGTGGCTgatccagatgttttttttagttttaattagtGCAAAACgattacagaaaagttaaaatcctacaatggAAAATGTTCAGTACTACAcgaagtattcatcttttaataaacacacttttgacatctttaatttcatagtaacatctatcctttggtgcattaaaatttgctttgaattcaattattaaaactgGCCAATTgctgcaagtgttttcaaagaacaaccgagccaaatactgttcttatattgctaaaCCAAAAAGActaaagtttattattgttaaagggtcaaattaaattatttaaaataatttgcaaacagGATCACCGTCTTTTAATACAACATCaaattttggatctacaatgatttacattcattccaacagaaaatctgactaatttttatcatattttgtagagcaggtacaaaaaaatttacagaatttttttggtttatgttcattttttggccctcgagttcctttgacttgacaattttggcccatgtaccgaaaagtttggacacccccgGCCTCAGGTGACTCCCACATCCACATGGAGACCGTCGCAGCGTCGCTCGGGTTTAGCGGTTCCACCAGAACCTCCACAGAGCAACATTAAACCTGGAAACGGGTCAGCAACTAAAGATCCTGCATGAATGACTCAGTACTCCACGGTACCGTGTCAGCACGATGGATCCGTTCTAAAAAGGTTCTCGGGTCAACGCCGACAGAACCTTCTGTTTCTGTAGGGTTTCCTGAACAGAACGTCCAGGTCCAGTTCGTACAGAACCATCAGGTGAAACCTGCTGGGTGTGTCTCTGACTATGTCTGGGCTCTGATTGGACACAAAGCAGGAAGTGCTCTAGAGAACTGGAAGGAGACTGGCTGAATCCAAAAGGTTCTGAATATTtcaccgggtcagaaccacagTCACTCTAAGCTAAAAATCCTAGAGGAAACTTTGATTTGTGGAAAAACTAGGAAAGGCATCAAAGCGATAACCGGGTCGGGTAagggccaacttcctgtgaccCGTTCAAACTCTgaatgctggttctgatggaaaaTACGGCTGACATATGGAGGACTCGGAGGAATAAGACTACAGTTCAGTCTGTTATGAAGCAATTAGGAATCCCTCTTAAATATGATGTGAAGGATTCAGACCCTGTGAGTCCGAGCTGAGGGCAAAATAACCCACAGACTTCAGTGCCTTAAAGCTCTAAAagttaattaaattattataaaGTGCCGAACAAATACAAACCAAGCCTGCAGCACCAATATGTCCAAACTTTATATCACATTTATCTGCTCTAAACACATAAAACTCTTTTCCTCATCTCAGTAAAAGAAGATAATGAGCAAAAGGACTTTTTTTATctcaacaaattaaatcaatgAACTGAATTCTCCAGATAATCTCAGTGCTGTCAGATAATCTGAACTCAAACGTAGCGAACCAAACTACTAATAAAGTTATTTACCAAACCGGATCAGGACCGTTATTTCAGCAGCTTTTAGGTCTGATGAGTGAAAACAGGAGATCTGATCAGACCTGAGGCTGTGACGTAACAGCCTGCTTTAACCTGCACACTCACCTGGGTCCAGTCCATGGCTCCGGTGGTGTTGCTCTCCGGGCTGCGGGTCAAGCTCAGCGTCTCTGACGGCCACATGCTGCAGGCTGCAGGCGGAGCGGCGGCCGCAGCCTTTATCCTGCGGGGGGCGGGGCTTGTCCAGGTGGACCCCGCCCACCTGGAGACGCATCAAGCCGGCACCGGGCTGGAATGATCCGCCCTCAGCTACAGGCCGACCCGCCAGCGGTCCGGTTCTGGCCGAACGGCTCTAAAGCTGGAGGTGACCCACCTAACAGATCTGAGGTCCTGGACCTGCTGATGAAGACCAGCAGAAGTCTGGAGGAAACGGACTGAACCCATCCAGGTGGGTTCTGAACGGCCCAGATAAGGTTCTGATGAATTTATCTCAGTCCCAGCAGGTAAATATTGGCTCCATCATGGGTTCCCTGATTGGATCAGAGCGTCTGCTTCACCTTCATCAGCAGGTTCCTGCCTCACCTGGAGGTCCAGCAAACCTCCAGGAAACCAACCGGACCGAACCTTCACAGCAGAAACGGATCATTTCTGGAAGTAAAACAGAACCTGGCGGATAGAGACGGCCAGGTTACCCgtcagcgccacctgctggaggaCACCAGCCATGGTTCCTCATGGTGCAGGAGGCCCGATGACTTCAGGGGAAAAACAGCCTGCAGGTCAAAGAAATTCTCCTTTTAAACTAACCTTCCAGAAAAGTTCTGGCATTTCCCTGAAAACCACCTGAAACAGAACCGGCTTTACTCATATCCCCTGATGGGAAAGCTGAAGGTCCGATCAGTTAGAGGAACGTTCTTAGCCGCTTCCTAGAGTCCAGGGCAACAAAGCTCTGGAAATGTTAAGAACAATTTATCAGGTTTAGAAAACCAGCAGAAATTATTTATGTTCTGGTTAATATCTCatcatataataataaaataataataatcatcatcatcatcacacaGCTGAGAACTCTTCATCAGAAACTTTCATCTGGAtcaaactttttattcatttatggaGATTTAGGTCCAGCCTGCAACATGTTTGCAGAACAAAccaagaacaaaataaaaactctaaaTCTGCTGCGTTTGTCCTTCCTGAGCTCCCGTAGGAAGCCCAGAAGCAAATGTCTCAGGTCACCACTGATACACTGGAGggctgattttgctgaaaaactgaagtcactggccgccatcttgctcctccctactctcacagaatcccacaggatttggttgcaacaacaagcagttttctggctgagtgtaaacgtttcacaggtaattctacagtcagtggatgtactaacactatcaactactaggaaattagatgctgaaatattttacatgttattcatattaaatatatatatatatatatatatatatatatatatatatatatatatatatatatatatatatatatacacatatgtaaatatgtttttgtatattgttatttatatatttatgaatgttatatatatatttaaataaataaaatgcaaaatatttcagcacatgactttctcactacttgatagttttagaacataacataaagtatatggcatttgacattttaaaagttttaagccccccctgaacatgagaaaatcctcgttattcgatgctgtagcgcacatattccctagttactggggggaaatagggagtaccaatatggcggctggtggcttcaaagcgactcgttctaacagacggtgattagcactccagtggatAATAGAGCTCAGGTCACATGGTCTACTCTAAAGATGGCGGCACAAGGATGCTGAagcgtctcctcctcctctcctgatTGGCCGCTCTCCTCGTCACGCCTCCTGAGCGGTCACGGTCCCCTCAGGCTCCGCCCCCACCGCAGACGCGTCCATCTTGGACTTGTCCGCCTCGTGCTTCTTCATGTGGCGGCGGAAGGTCCTGGCGCCGCTCAGGTTCTTCTGGCAGATGCTGCAGAAGTAGGGCTTGGCGTCTGAGTGCACGTCTACGTGGTAGGTGAGCTCCAGGGCGCGGCTGAAGCTCTTGCTGCACAGCGGGCACTGGTAGCGCACACCTGTGTGGATCAGCTGGTGGTCCTTGAGGTCGCAGACCTGCTTGAAGGTCTTGGGACAGACGGCGCAGTGGAAGGGCCGCTCGTTGGTGTGGACGCGGCGGTGGCGGCGCAGGGCGCTGGAGAAGGTGAAGCTCTTGCTGCAGACGGCGCAGGTGAAGGGCTTCTCGCCGGTGTGGATCCTCTGGTGCTCCGTCATGTGGACGTACTGGACGAAGCTCTTGCTGCAGGTGGGACACTGGAAGGGACGCTCGCCCGAGTGAATGCGCAGGTGCTTCTTCAGCGCCGACGCCTTGAAGCAGTCCCGGCCGCACACCGGACAGCACGTCTGGGCTTTCCCTGCGGAGCCGCCGGCCGTCGGCGGGTCGGAGCGGCTCTTTGGATCTGTTGGAAACACGAAGCTGGGTGAGAGAACCGACGCCTGAACGCTCAAAGTTCTGATCCAGTTCAGATGCTTCTGAGCAGCCGGACCGTCTGGAAGGTCCGAGTTGATGAACAGGTATCGCTCTGGATCTAGAACTGATGATCCAGAACGATTGAACCAAAACACCTGAACCATAACTAATGACCCAGAACTCCTGAACTAGAACTATTGGTCCAGAACTATTGAACCAAAACTCCTGAACCAGAATTGATGATCCAGAACTATTGATGCAGAACTGATGATCCAGAACTCCTGAACCAGAACTGCTCATCCAGCACTGATGATCCTGAACTCCTGAACCAGAACTGATGATCCAGAactcctgaaccagaacttATGATCCAGAACTCCTGAACTAGAACTATTGGTCCAGAACTATTGAACCAAAACTCCTGAACCAGAATTGATGTTCCAGAACTATTGACCCAGAACTGCTGATCAGAATTTTTGATCCAGATCAATGGGAAATCAGAATCACAGGCAGGCAATGGGAAGGAATAAGGACTGGATCAACTGAACTGAAACAGTACCGGGACACTCTGACTCCCAGCGCTCCTCTTCTCCATCAGAGTTGATCAGACCACTGACGTCCTCCTCCTGGGGCTGCTCACACACGTTTCCCTCAGACGGCGCGTCGCCCTGGTCGTCATGGTTACCCGCAGGAGGCGTGGCTCCAGAGACGACGGGGTCGGCGGAGGTGGAGGGCTGTGCTGAGCGCTGGGGGAGACAAGGAGAAGAAATACAacctggagctgcagcaggaagagcCAGAAGATAAAAACATGCAGCAGCAAATCTGAACTGGTTCTCTAATTTTTGACTTTACAGCTTCAGAGAAATACTTGTTTTAATAGAGCAAATGTTTTGCCTTCAGTCACGTGAAATCATTTTTCTCACAAAAATATAAATCCCAGAGTTTTTGTGTGAAAATTAGCTTCTCTGTGGacaacaatttattttctttgatttgcaACGGCCCTAATCCTAATTTGGGGGGAAGTTATGAGAATAAACTAATTATAGTAGTTGTACAACAATAAAGAACATTACAAGAATTATTCTATTATGACTTAAAGTCCTGATGCTTATATGATGCAGATGTCTGGGTCAAAGAataaaagtgctttgagtgatcagaatcagaaccaccTTTACTGGGGGAGTTTGTTTGCACCAATAAGGAACCTGACTTTGATTTCTACGGAACCGGCCCAAAGACACCAGAACACGGGCAAATAAACCCGTTGAAGCTCCTCAGACGTTCAGCCAGAAAATATTTCAGGAAAGCTGAGCTCTGATTTCTTCAGTTAATCTCAGTGAAGAGACAAAAAACCCGGCATGAGGTTCCAGAGCGACACGGTACCAGCCACAGTGAACAGGAAACAGAACCAGCCGAGCTCAACTGGACCTGAAACCTTCAGAAGACGCTCATCTTCTGCTCACAGCCCGTTTCTGGACCCgagacccaacagaaccagagacagagaggACTGGACTGCTTCTCACCCGTCTGTCTGCACCGTCCTCCTTCATCCCCTTCTTCTTCGGACCGGTTCTCATGTGGAGCCAGAACTCCTGAAACAAAGAGCCCATCAGTTTCCGGTTCTCCACCAGGAGGTTTGGATCAACGGTTCTCCAGAACCTCTGAGGTTCTGTCCTGCTGTTTCTGTGGAGGTTACAGAGCTGGAAGGGTTCTGGTCACCTTGTCAGCCGGGTCGGGGAGCTGCCCCTCCCTGATGTGGACCCTCATGTGGTCCCGCAGCAGGCAGGGCTTCA is from Fundulus heteroclitus isolate FHET01 chromosome 3, MU-UCD_Fhet_4.1, whole genome shotgun sequence and encodes:
- the tmem116 gene encoding transmembrane protein 116 isoform X2; this encodes MWPSETLSLTRSPESNTTGAMDWTQVYEAVRWIQLIMAVFSIVGSASIIWHIGPRLCQKPELQPLFQLSVADLLLAACWLTGAVLYSQSCSNLSVLCYNLHTVEQVLYMASFFFTLNYVWNLYTVIREKFNSCFSGYSVQFSNRVSVKAKLIAAFLGLCPALLMVPVFIRGNASHCQANFTEPYRCLLMHTGALFLRPGHQQLSSTCSVLHVYQIVLFLGSFLVTLLGITGLVVKARCIHRRAVTANGYLGNEQRALFRVMDLRMLLYPLVFIFCWGPAVALAFLRVAKPSTGHGVVGGCLYISEAFTSASQGFLNCLVYGWTRQHLRRTGLVLLSQDVDTQTPLLRSQQTRSYLGPGTIR
- the tmem116 gene encoding transmembrane protein 116 isoform X1 encodes the protein MRLQVGGVHLDKPRPPQDKGCGRRSACSLQHVAVRDAELDPQPGEQHHRSHGLDPGVRGRQVDPADHGCVQLQPLFQLSVADLLLAACWLTGAVLYSQSCSNLSVLCYNLHTVEQVLYMASFFFTLNYVWNLYTVIREKFNSCFSGYSVQFSNRVSVKAKLIAAFLGLCPALLMVPVFIRGNASHCQANFTEPYRCLLMHTGALFLRPGHQQLSSTCSVLHVYQIVLFLGSFLVTLLGITGLVVKARCIHRRAVTANGYLGNEQRALFRVMDLRMLLYPLVFIFCWGPAVALAFLRVAKPSTGHGVVGGCLYISEAFTSASQGFLNCLVYGWTRQHLRRTGLVLLSQDVDTQTPLLRSQQTRSYLGPGTIR